In Gossypium hirsutum isolate 1008001.06 chromosome D06, Gossypium_hirsutum_v2.1, whole genome shotgun sequence, one genomic interval encodes:
- the LOC107938298 gene encoding amino acid transporter AVT6A yields MTVLPSSDRKYRRSPPRSPLLPQKLDDDQSFDAHGSGFDGASTSGAVFNLSTTIVGAGIMGLPAAVNQLGLIPGLLTIMFVSMLTESSIDMILRFSRASKSKTYSGVATNAFGGAGSNILQACIVINNLGMLVVYMIIIGDVLSGTSVDGFHHGGVIEEWFGQHWWTTRSALLLFTTFFVFAPLISFKRVDSLRYTSALSVALAVVFVAITAGVVIVKLMEGKIGMPRLMPKLVNQASFWKLFTTVPVVVTAYICHHNILPIENELKDPTQMKSIVRKSLTLCTSVYIATSFFGVVLFGDHTMDDVLANFDGDLGIPYSSLLDDLVRVSYGLHLMLVFPIVFFSLRLNIDGLLFPYAIPIAFDNKRFFSVTIALMGFILMGASFVPSIWDAFQFTGATAAVCVGFIFPAAITLRNIPGIATKNDRLISRMMIFLAVSTSTVAVTSDIYSIFYVDEGITS; encoded by the exons ATGACGGTTCTACCCTCATCGGATCGTAAATACCGCCGGAGTCCTCCTCGGTCCCCTCTCCTCCCTCAAAAGCTCGATGACGACCAATCATTTGATGCTCACGGATCTGGCTTCGATGGCGCGTCGACTTCCGGTGCCGTTTTCAACCTCTCAACCACCATCGTCGGAGCTGGAATCATGGGTCTCCCAGCCGCCGTCAATCAGCTCGGCTTAATCCCCGGTCTTCTCACTATCATGTTCGTCTCTATGTTGACTGAATCGTCTATCGATATGATTCTAAGGTTTAGCCGAGCCTCCAAGTCAAAAACGTATTCAGGCGTCGCCACCAATGCTTTCGGTGGAGCCGGCAGTAACATCCTCCAAGCTTGCATCGTCATCAACAACTTGGGCATGCTCGTGGTTTACATGATTATCATAG GTGATGTATTATCGGGGACTTCGGTGGATGGGTTCCACCACGGTGGAGTAATCGAAGAATGGTTCGGCCAACATTGGTGGACCACTCGTTCCGCTTTACTCTTGTTCACCACATTTTTCGTTTTTGCTCCTCTCATTTCATTCAAGCGCGTTG ATTCATTGAGATACACATCAGCGTTGTCAGTTGCCTTAGCTGTTGTCTTTGTGGCAATAACTGCTGGAGTTGTAATTGTTAAGTTGATGGAAGGGAAGATTGGGATGCCTCGACTAATGCCAAAGCTTGTTAATCAGGCATCGTTTTGGAAGCTTTTCACCACTGTGCCTGTTGTAGTTACTGCTTATATATGCCACCATAACA TACTCCCTATAGAGAATGAACTTAAAGACCCTACACAGATGAAGTCAATAGTTAGAAAGTCTCTCACATTATGCACCTCTGTGTACATAGCAACCAGCTTCTTTGGGGTAGTCCTCTTTGGGGATCATACTATGGATGATGTGCTTGCCAATTTTGATGGCGACCTCGGGATTCCATATAGTTCATTGCTTGATGATCTGGTCAGAGTGAGCTATGGCCTTCACCTGATGCTAGTTTTCCCGATAGTATTTTTCTCCCTTCGTCTCAACATTGATGGTCTTCTATTTCCATATGCAATTCCTATTGCTTTTGACAACAAGAGGTTCTTCTCAGTAACAATTGCTCTTATGGGTTTTATACTTATGGGAGCCAGCTTTGTTCCTAGTATCTGGGATGCCTTTCAGTTCACTGGTGCAACTGCTGCAGTTTGTGTTGGTTTCATCTTTCCAGCTGCAATCACACTTAG GAACATCCCTGGAATTGCAACAAAGAATGATAGACTAATATCACGGATGATGATCTTTCTTGCTGTCTCAACAAGCACAGTGGCAGTGACTAGTGACATTTATAGCATTTTTTATGTTGATGAAGGAATTACATCATAA